From the Polaribacter huanghezhanensis genome, the window GTATCATCCAGAAAGTGTTAATGAGGATTATTTAATTGAAGATGTTTTGCAACGAGCGTTTATTCAAGAAAGATTAATTGAGCAAAAACCCAAACTTAAAATCAATTTAGTGAAGATGTACGATACTTTTAAGGGTTATGTTGATGTAGAAGAGTATAAAAAGATGTTTGCCAAAAGAAAAAAATAGTCTTTTAAGGTGTGTTTTAGTTCTTAAATTTTTCATTTCATTTCATAAGTTATTGAATTTTAGAATATTGATTTTTTGAATAAAAAAAACTTCACTTTTCTTTGCTTTTATTCTTGGTTAAGAAGATATTTCTCGTATCTTTGCCGTCCGTTATTTCGGTATAAGTTCATTCAAAGTAGTGGTTCAAAAATAAATTAAAAAAAACTTTAAAAAAGTTTTTGTGTTAAGAAAAGAGTTTATACATTTGCACCCGCTTTGAGAGATAAGTAAAGTTCAGGTTAAGAAATAAGAGGAGTTTTGGAATAGTTTAAGGGATTAAATTAGTTAGTTCGAGTCTAACATTTCTACAAAGATTTAGTAAGATTATTGATTGATAAGATTGATTAATTGAAGCTAAAACGTTCATTGAAAATATTGAAATTGACAGCGTAAAACAAAGAGTAAGATTACATGATTTTTATAAATCATAATTCTTTTGAAACTATATCATCCAAATTATAAAAATATACGATGAAGAGTTTGATCCTGGCTCAGGATGAACGCTAGCGGCAGGCTTAACACATGCAAGTCGAGGGGTAACATTGTAGCTTGCTACAGATGACGACCGGCGCACGGGTGCGTAACGCGTATAGAATCTACCTTTTACTTAGGGATAGCCTTTAGAAATGAAGATTAATACCTTATAGTATTTTAGATCGGCATCGATTTAGAATTAAAGATTTATTGGTAAAAGATGGCTATGCGTCCTATTAGTTAGTTGGTGAGGTAACGGCTCACCAAGACAGCGATAGGTAGGGGTCCTGAGAGGGAGATCCCCCACACTGGTACTGAGACACGGACCAGACTCCTACGGGAGGCAGCAGTGAGGAATATTGGACAATGGGCGAGAGCCTGATCCAGCCATGCCGCGTGCAGGAAGACGGCCCTATGGGTTGTAAACTGCTTTTATACAGGAAGAAACACTCCCTCGTGAGGGAGCTTGACGGTACTGTAAGAATAAGCACCGGCTAACTCCGTGCCAGCAGCCGCGGTAATACGGAGGGTGCAAGCGTTATCCGGAATCATTGGGTTTAAAGGGTCCGCAGGCGGTCAATTAAGTCAGAGGTGAAATCCCATAGCTTAACTATGGAACTGCCTTTGATACTGGTTGACTTGAGTTATACGGAAGTAGATAGAATGTGTAGTGTAGCGGTGAAATGCATAGATATTACACAGAATACCGATTGCGAAGGCAGTCTACTACGTATATACTGACGCTCATGGACGAAAGCGTGGGGAGCGAACAGGATTAGATACCCTGGTAGTCCACGCCGTAAACGATGGACACTAGTTGTTGGGATTTATCTCAGTGACTAAGCGAAAGTGATAAGTGTCCCACCTGGGGAGTACGGTCGCAAGATTGAAACTCAAAGGAATTGACGGGGGCCCGCACAAGCGGTGGAGCATGTGGTTTAATTCGATGATACGCGAGGAACCTTACCAGGGCTTAAATGTGGTCTGACAGCTTTAGAGATAGAGTTTTCTTCGGACAGATCACAAGGTGCTGCATGGTTGTCGTCAGCTCGTGCCGTGAGGTGTCAGGTTAAGTCCTATAACGAGCGCAACCCCTACCGTTAGTTGCTAGCAGGTCATGCTGAGGACTCTAACGGGACTGCCTACGCAAGTAGAGAGGAAGGTGGGGATGACGTCAAATCATCACGGCCCTTACGTCCTGGGCTACACACGTGCTACAATGGTATGGACAATGAGCAGCCACTATGCAAATAGGAGCGAATCTATAAACCATATCACAGTTCGGATCGGAGTCTGCAACTCGACTCCGTGAAGCTGGAATCGCTAGTAATCGGATATCAGCCATGATCCGGTGAATACGTTCCCGGGCCTTGTACACACCGCCCGTCAAGCCATGGAAGCTGGGGGTACCTGAAGTCGGTCACCGTAAGGAGCCGCCTAGGGTAAAACTGGTAACTAGGGCTAAGTCGTAACAAGGTAGCCGTACCGGAAGGTGCGGCTGGAACACCTCCTTTCTAGAGAAAAGATGGTGAGTTACGAAAGAAGATTTTACTCTTTGCTGTTAATTTTAAACAAATACTAAATATTTAAGCTATTATAGTCTCGTAGCTCAGCTGGTTAGAGCGCTACACTGATAATGTAGAGGTCGGCAGTTCGAGTCTGCCCGAGACTACTAATTTTTAGATATTTAAGGAAATTTTAGAAGTTGGGAAACCAGTTTACAGTACGCAGTATGCAGTACCCAGTACATCACGTAATAACTGATTGCTGAACACTGATTACTGATTACTAAAAAACGGGGGATTAGCTCAGCTGGCTAGAGCGCCTGCCTTGCACGCAGGAGGTCATCGGTTCGACTCCGATATTCTCCACAATCCAGTAAACAGTCACAGTTTACAGTAAGCAGTTCACTGCCTACTGCAGCTGAGCACTGAATACTAAGGAAAAAGTTCATTGACATATTGGTATAATGATATCGTAAGAATCAAATAGATAGAGAAGGTTTAGACTTTTAATTAAGTTTAAGCAAAATTTTATAAAAATAATAAAAGAGCTCGTTGTAGAAGTGATTCTACAGCAAAAAGTACAATAAGCTAAATAAGGGCGTATGGCGGATGCCTAGGCTCTCAGAGACGATGAAGGACGCGATAAGCTGCGAAAAGTTACGGGGAGAAGCACATATTTTATGATCCGTAAATATCCGAATGGGGCAACCCGGCATGTTGAAGACATGTCACCTAGTAATAGGAGTAAACCCGGTGAACTGAAACATCTAAGTAACCGGAGGAAGAGAAAACAATAGTGATTCCGTTAGTAGTGGCGAGCGAACGCGGAACAGCCCAAACCAAAGTTGTTACGGCAATTTTGGGGTTGTAGGGCCACAATATTCGAAACTAAGTGAATTAGAACTGTTTGGAAAGACAGACCAAAGAGGGTGATAGTCCCGTATAAGTAAGCGAAGTTTAGATAGTGGTACCCTGAGTAGTGCGGGACACGAGTAATCCTGTATGAATCCACCGGGACCATCCGGTAAGGCTAAATACTCCTGAGAGACCGATAGTGAACTAGTACCGTGAGGGAAAGGTGAAAAGAACCCTAAGTAAGGGAGTGAAAGAGATCCTGAAACCGTACGCCTACAAGCGGTCGGAGCACATTTACTGTGTGACGGCGTGCCTTTTGCATAATGAGCCTACGAGTTACTGTTTCTAGCAAGGTTAAATGTTTAAGACATGGAGCCGGAGCGAAAGCGAGTCTGAATAGGGCGCATAGTTAGTAGTAGTAGACGCGAAACCGGGTGATCTACCCATGGGCAGGTTGAAGCTGTGGTAACACATAGTGGAGGACCGAACCAGTTGACGTTGAAAAGTCTTTGGATGACCTGTGGGTAGGGGTGAAAGGCCAATCAAACCCGGAAATAGCTCGTACTCCCCGAAATGCATTTAGGTGCAGCGTTGTGGTAAAGTTTTATAGAGGTAGAGCTACTGATTGGATGCGGGGGCTTCACCGCCTACCAATTCCTGACAAACTCCGAATGCTATAAAATATACACAGCAGTGAGGGCATGGGTGCTAAGGTCCATGTCCGAGAGGGAAAGAACCCAGACCATCAGCTAAGGTCCCAAAATATATGTTAAGTTGAACTAACGAGGTGAAACTGCTTAGACAGCTAGGATGTTGGCTTGGAAGCAGCCATTCATTTAAAGAGTGCGTAACAGCTCACTAGTCGAGCGGTTTTGCATGGATAATAATCGGGCATAAACATATTACCGAAGCTATGGATTTGTAATTTATTACAAGTGGTAGGGGAGCATTGTAACCTGCGTAGAAGGTGTACTGTAAGGTATGCTGGAGTGGTTACAAAAGAAAATGTAGGCATAAGTAACGATAATGCGGGCGAGAAACCCGCACACCGAAAGACTAAGGTTTCCTCAGCGATGCTAATCAGCTGAGGGTTAGTCGGGTCCTAAGGCGAATCCGAAGGGAGTAGTCGATGGATAACAGGTTAATATTCCTGTACTTCTTATAATTGCGATGGGGTGACGGAGTAATGAAAGCACCGCGTACTGACGGAATAGTACGTTGAAGAATGTAGCTATAGAACCAGATTAAGAGTTAGGTTTTGGCAAAGTTCGATAGTACCACAACTCTTCGGACGAGTGGATAGTGTGCCTAAGCGCTTCCAAGAAAAACCTCTAAGCTTCAGATTATAAGAACCCGTACCGTAAACCGACACAGGTAGTTGGGATGAGAATTCTAAGGTGCTCGAGAGATTCATGGCTAAGGAACTAGGCAAAATAGACCCGTAACTTCGGGAGAAGGGTCGCCCCGCTTTACAGCGGGGCCGCAGTGAAAAGGTCCAGGCGACTGTTTATCAAAAACACAGGGCTTTGCTAAATTGAAAGATGATGTATAAGGCCTGACACCTGCCCGGTGCTGGAAGGTTAAGTGGAGGGTTTAGCTTCGGCGAAGATCTGAAATGAAGCCCCAGTAAACGGCGGCCGTAACTATAACGGTCCTAAGGTAGCGAAATTCCTTGTCGGGTAAGTTCCGACCTGCACGAATGGTGCAACGATCTGGACACTGTCTCAGCCATGAGCTCGGTGAAATTGTAGTATCGGTGAAGATGCCGATTACCCGCAGCGGGACGAAAAGACCCCGTGAACCTTTACTATAGCTTAGTATTGACTTTGGATAAGTAATGTGTAGGATAGGTGGGAGACTATGAAGTGGCGTCGCTAGGCGTTGTGGAGTCGTCCTTGAAATACCACCCTTTGCTTGTCTAGAGCCTAACTCAGAAATGAGGACAGTGCTTGGTGGGTAGTTTGACTGGGGTGGTCGCCTCCAAAAGAGTAACGGAGGCTTCTAAAGGTACCCTCAGTACGCTTGGTAACCGTACGTAGAGTGCAATGGCATAAGGGTGCTTGACTGAGAGACATACAGGTCGATCAGGTTGGAAACAAGAGCATAGTGATCCGGTGGTTCCGCATGGAAGGGCCATCGCTCAAAGGATAAAAGGTACTCCGGGGATAACAGGCTGATCTCCCCCAAGAGCTCATATCGACGGGGGGGTTTGGCACCTCGATGTCGGCTCGTCACATCCTGGGGCTGGAGAAGGTCCCAAGGGTTGGGCTGTTCGCCCATTAAAGTGGCACGCGAGCTGGGTTCAGAACGTCGTGAGACAGTTCGGTCTCTATCTGCTGTGGGCGTTAGAAATTTGCGTGGATCTGACTCTAGTACGAGAGGACCGAGTTGGACTGACCTCTAGTGTACCAGTTGTTCCGCCAGGAGCACTGCTGGGTAGCTACGTCGGGAAGGGATAAGCGCTGAAAGCATATAAGCGCGAAACCCACCACAAGATGAGATTTCTTTAAAGGGTCGTGGGAGACTACCACGTTGATAGGATACAGGTGTAAAGGCAGTAATGTCATAGCCGAGTATTACTAATAACCCATAAGCTTATGTATGTCCACGCCTTCGGGCGTGGCGACACTCTTTTTTTTAAAAGACTAGATGATTTAAATGATATTATTAGACCAGTATGTTAATTTATACAGTTGCCAATTAGTGCAACTGAAAGATTTAAGGTGGTTATAGCGATGGGGCTCACCTCTTCCCATACCGAACAGAGAAGTTAAGCCCATTTGCGCCGATGGTACTGCCATTATGGTGGGAGAGTAGGTCGCTGCCTTTCTTTATATTGATACAAATCAATATAATATACTAAAGTCCTCAATCATATGATTGAGGACTTTTTTTTGGTTTAAACTAAAATAAAAGAGAATATTTTCGTTCTAATTATTAATTACCTTTTCTTTGCAACTTGTGTATGAAAATAGTTAAATGCTTATTTATATTATTTATTTTTCCAAGCTTGATATTTTCACAAGTAGGAGGTGAATCTGTTTATAAATTCTTAAATATTTCTACTTCAGCTAAACAAACTGCGCTTGGTGGAAAAGTGCTTACTTTGATAAATGATGTAAATCAGCCATTATGGAATCCGTCAGTAATTAATGAGAATTTAGATAACCAACTAGCTGTAAATTATTCTTCTTATTTATCAGGTATCAATATTGGTTCGGTTTCTTTTGCTAAAAGAATTAATAGAAGATTTGGAACACTACAAGGAAGTGTTAAATACATCAATTATGGAAATTTAATTGAGGCAGATGAATCAGGAAATATTACTGGAAGTTTTTCGGCAAGTGATGTAGCTGTTTCAATTGGTTATGCTGTAAATTTACCGTGGACAAATTTATATGCTGGAGCAAGTATTAAATTGATAAATTCATCAATAAGTACTTATTCATCAACAGGAATAGCAGCAGATATTGGATTCTTGTATCACAATCCACATCAACCATTTATTATTACTTTAGTTGTTAGAAATATAGGGACACAAATATCTTCTTTTAATAACAAACTAGAAAAATTACCTTTAGAAATACTGTTAGGAGGTTCTTATCAATTAGAAAATGTTCCTGTAAAATGGTATTTAACGATTGATAATTTACAGCAATGGAATGTGTCAGTTAGCAATCCATCAAATCAAGTTTCTGATATTGAAGGAAATATTACGAAAGAAAAGGGTTCTTTTGTAAATAATGCATTGAGGCATTTTATAGTTGGAGTTGAATTATTTCCAGAAAGTGCAATTAACTTGAGATTGGGATATAATTTTAGAAAATCACAAGAATATAAATTACAAAATATTAGATCATTTGGTGGAATATCATTTGGTTTTGGATTAAATATGAATAATTTTAAATTGAATTATTCGTATTCTAAAGTGCATACTGCCACAAATATTAGTACTTTTAGTTTACAAATAAATTTAGATAGAAGAAGATAAATGAATAAAAAAATTACGATTGCAATAGATGGTTTTTCATCAACAGGGAAAAGTACAATAGCCAAACAATTGGCAAATTATTTGGGTTATATATATGTTGATACCGGTGCAATGTACAGAACAGTAACACTATTTGCGATGCAACATCATTTTGTTGGATTGGATTTCATCCATCAAGAAAAGTTGATTAGCGAATTAAAAAACATTAAGATTTCTTTTATTTTTAATAAAGACGTGGGTTTTGCAGAAGTGTATTTAAATGATGTAAATGTTGAGAAAAAGATACGTTCATTAGAAGTATCGAACTTAGTAAGTAAGGTCTCAGCAATTTCTAAAGTTAGAGAAAAATTGGTATTAGAACAACAAGAAATGGGTTTGCATAAAGGAATTGTAATGGACGGAAGAGATATTGGTACTGTTGTTTTTCCGAATGCAGAGTTGAAAATATTTATGACTGCTTCTGCCGAAACTAGAGCGAAAAGAAGATATGATGAGTTGATTGAAAAAGGAGACACTGTTAATTATGAAGAGATTTATAAAAATGTAGTTGATAGAGATCAAATGGATACAACGAGAAAAGATTCTCCTTTAGTAAAAGCTGATGATGCAATCGAAATAGATAATTCAAATTTAACAAAACAAGAACAATTTGAAATAATTCTCAAATTAGTTCAAGAAAAATTATAATAAAAAAAGCAGACATTTGGCTGCTTTTTTTATTATGGAATATCTAAATATTTATGTGTTTGTAAAGAAATCTTCCATTTTGGATTTTTCATCACATAAGCTACAATTTCAGGAATCATTTTTTCTCTTTTGCTCCATTCTGGTTGTAAAAATAACTCACATTTTTCACTTACTTTTAAAGCTTCTTCTTCTGCAAACTTAAAATCATTCCTATTATAAATGATCATTTTTAATTCATCTGCTTCTTTATAAACTTCATCTAAAGGTAATTTTGTTTTCTTTGGTGATAAACAAAACCAATCCCATTTTCCAGAAAAAGAATACGCTCCAGATGTTTCTATATGTGTTTTTATATGGTTTTGTTGCAGTTGATTTGTGATGTAATCTAAACTCCACATTAAAGGTTCTCCACCAGTAATTACAACTGTGTCAGCGTACTTTTTTGCATTCTCTACAATTAAATCAGCATGAGTTGGTGGATGCAATTTAGCATTCCAACTTTCTTTAACATCACACCAATGACAACCAACATCACAACCGCCAATTCGTATAAAATATGCAGCTTTTCCTGTATGAGAACCCTCACCTTGAATGGTGTAAAATTCTTCCATTAGTGGAAGCATTTCTCCTTTATTTATTAAATCTTGAACCTCTTTTTTCATTGGTTGGCAAAGATACAGAAACTTAAAAGAATATGTGAATCAATAAAAAGGAATTCTATTTACTATTTTTAAGAGATATTAGCTTTATATTGTTTTGTATCATTTAAAGTTTGATTACTTTTATGCTCGTTAAATAAGAAAAAACAAAAAGAACCGTTTAGTTAGTATAAAAATATAAAAGAATGAATAAGAATATCTATAAATTATTAGTTGTTAGTGTAATCTCAATTTTATTTGTACAATGTGGTGGTGGTGGAAAATTTACCATTGCAAAAGGAAAAGTTGGTGAATTAACCACGCTAACTACGGTAAGCGAATTAGACAACATTTTTAAAAAGGATTCTATTGTTAAAAATTTAAGTGAAGGAAGTCTAGGAAGTAATTATTTTCAGGATGATGATGAATATTTAATTTATGAAAAAGGAGGAAAGCATTTATTAACGATTATTCCGCAAGAGCAATTAGACTCTACATCAACCATAAAAAGTATTCAAATTTATGATCCAAGATTTTCTACTAAAACAGGAATTTCATTAGAATCGTCTTTTGAAGATATCAATTTAAATAATAAAATCACTAAAGTTGAAACTTCTTTAAGTTCTGCAACCTTATTTATAGACGATTTAAACGTTACTATTTCTTTGGATAAAGAAGATTTAGGCTTAAAGAATTTTAGCACCCAAAAAATCAGCTTAGAGCAAATTCCTGGTTTGGCAAAAGTAAAATCTTTTATCGTGTGGTTTAATTAAATTTATGTTGAAAAAGTTCTCGATAGAACATCATAAAGAGACAATTCTGAAACCTAATTCTGAATTTGAAAGAAGAATAATTTTGCAGTATTATTTAGATACTAATATTTCTATTAATACTATTGAAAGAGGAATTCTGATACAAACCAATGTTTCTGAGCCAGAATCTATTGGCATTATTGGTTGTTTGTTAAATGACAACAGCAAATTAAATACACTAAGATTAGCAATTGGAGCTAAAAATAGATCTAATAAAAAGTTGTCAGAGTTATCTGCTAGTTTATTTACTTTAGAACACTTAAAAAGTGCAGATTCTTATTATTTTCTTGAAACACATGTAGAAGATCTTTCAGAAATAGAAAATGTAATTAATAGAGAATATAGTTTATTATATTATTAAGAAGATGAAAAAATACACCGTTCAAAAATCACCATTTGTTTTTCCAACTACAGACGGAAAATTAATTGAAGAACATTTTGGCAATGCAACCAATAAGGACTCAAATATTAGTATTGCACACATGATTGCTCCTCCTAAATGGAGTGAACCTTTTCAAACGCCAAAGTTTGATGAATATACGTATATAATAAAAGGTAAAAAACAATTTATTATTGATGATGTAACGGTGATTTTAGAAGCTGGACAATCAATTAAAATTAATAAAAACACTCGAGTTCAATATTCAAATCCTTTTGATGCAGATTGTGAATACTTGGCAATTTGTTTACCGGCTTTCTCCATTGATTTGGTTAATAGAGAAGATTAAATTCTTTTTCTTGTTAGATAAAAAGGCAAATAAATCAACAAGAAATAAGGAATAACAATTAATTCAACAACAAAAACATAATACGGCCATTCGCCAAATAAATCTAACATAGAAGCTGAAATTGGTTTTCTATTGGTGTAAAAATAGTTTGATCCTAAGAAATAATTAAGAACAAACATCAACACCATATACACTTGCATTCCAATAAATGATTTGAAGACACTTTTTAATGTTGGTCGCATTTTATAAATAAATGTAGCGTACATCATAAAAATGACTAAGCCAGCATGCACAAACCAATATCTGAAAAATTCAAAATTTAAAAAGCTGTACGAACTCGGAGTTATTAAAGATTGAAGAGTTCCTGCTAAAATTAAAAAGAAGAAAATTTCGTAATGTAAATAGTTTCTTTTAAGAGAGACAATTGGAATTATTAGTGCTAAAAAGCTACATAAATGCAAGGGTAAATCTTCTTGTATATTAAAGTTGTCGCTATAGATTTTTATAACAAAACCGATAATTACAAAGAATGAAATTGAAATGGTTAAAATATTTCCAGTAAGTATTTGGATTTTTTCTGATTGTTTTTTTGCCCATTTAATTAAAAGATAACCGAATAGAAATAAGAGCAAAACAACAAGTAAATGTTGCATTGAAAAAGGAATAAAATCATTGTTTTCTTTTAGAAAAAAATCGTTCAATTGCAGAAGTATTTACTGCAATATAAAAAAAGAATTTAACTTCTAATTTTAGCAGCTAATAATGTGTTTTTTAACAACATGGCAATTGTCATCGGACCAACACCACCAGGAACTGGAGTTATAAAACTAGCTTTTTTAGAAACGGATTCAAAATGAACGTCGCCAGTTAAACGATACCCTTTTTTC encodes:
- a CDS encoding 7-carboxy-7-deazaguanine synthase QueE — translated: MKKEVQDLINKGEMLPLMEEFYTIQGEGSHTGKAAYFIRIGGCDVGCHWCDVKESWNAKLHPPTHADLIVENAKKYADTVVITGGEPLMWSLDYITNQLQQNHIKTHIETSGAYSFSGKWDWFCLSPKKTKLPLDEVYKEADELKMIIYNRNDFKFAEEEALKVSEKCELFLQPEWSKREKMIPEIVAYVMKNPKWKISLQTHKYLDIP
- the porQ gene encoding type IX secretion system protein PorQ gives rise to the protein MKIVKCLFILFIFPSLIFSQVGGESVYKFLNISTSAKQTALGGKVLTLINDVNQPLWNPSVINENLDNQLAVNYSSYLSGINIGSVSFAKRINRRFGTLQGSVKYINYGNLIEADESGNITGSFSASDVAVSIGYAVNLPWTNLYAGASIKLINSSISTYSSTGIAADIGFLYHNPHQPFIITLVVRNIGTQISSFNNKLEKLPLEILLGGSYQLENVPVKWYLTIDNLQQWNVSVSNPSNQVSDIEGNITKEKGSFVNNALRHFIVGVELFPESAINLRLGYNFRKSQEYKLQNIRSFGGISFGFGLNMNNFKLNYSYSKVHTATNISTFSLQINLDRRR
- a CDS encoding cupin domain-containing protein; protein product: MKKYTVQKSPFVFPTTDGKLIEEHFGNATNKDSNISIAHMIAPPKWSEPFQTPKFDEYTYIIKGKKQFIIDDVTVILEAGQSIKINKNTRVQYSNPFDADCEYLAICLPAFSIDLVNRED
- the cmk gene encoding (d)CMP kinase — protein: MNKKITIAIDGFSSTGKSTIAKQLANYLGYIYVDTGAMYRTVTLFAMQHHFVGLDFIHQEKLISELKNIKISFIFNKDVGFAEVYLNDVNVEKKIRSLEVSNLVSKVSAISKVREKLVLEQQEMGLHKGIVMDGRDIGTVVFPNAELKIFMTASAETRAKRRYDELIEKGDTVNYEEIYKNVVDRDQMDTTRKDSPLVKADDAIEIDNSNLTKQEQFEIILKLVQEKL
- a CDS encoding YwaF family protein produces the protein MNDFFLKENNDFIPFSMQHLLVVLLLFLFGYLLIKWAKKQSEKIQILTGNILTISISFFVIIGFVIKIYSDNFNIQEDLPLHLCSFLALIIPIVSLKRNYLHYEIFFFLILAGTLQSLITPSSYSFLNFEFFRYWFVHAGLVIFMMYATFIYKMRPTLKSVFKSFIGMQVYMVLMFVLNYFLGSNYFYTNRKPISASMLDLFGEWPYYVFVVELIVIPYFLLIYLPFYLTRKRI